Genomic DNA from Paramisgurnus dabryanus chromosome 11, PD_genome_1.1, whole genome shotgun sequence:
AGCTCACTTTAGAAGGATTGACACGATTTGTCATTTTCTCTGCTAAACTCTCTGCTTATCAAAACCCTTGTAATCTCTTTCCACCTCCAGTGcaatttgattgacagctgtcagCGTGATGTCATTCTCCAAAAACACTCTTCAAAGTCAACGGCGCAGGGAGCTGGACGCCCGCAGGAGTAAGTCGCGCATACGGCTGGGCTCGTGCCTGCAGAGCTGGGTTCAGCTCAAGGAGGAACTGGGTTTCTCTCTGCACTCAGAGCTCGCCCAGCATCTGCTGGAGAGGTATAATAAAGTCATCCTGTACTGCCAAAAGATAAAGTTACCCATAGACCCACTAGAGATGACAGTTCATTGGATGGGCAATGCAGAATTACATCTGCAGTTGTTGTTTCTGGCTTTGAAGCTGAGAATTAAATCTTTCCATTTGTTCTGATCCAGTTCCAGATCATACAGGGAAAAGACAGGAATTATGAGTGAGCTTTAGAGGGAATGTAGACAGAAAACAAAGACGATGGTTTAAGCAGTTTTGGGCAACAGCCAAGCCTTTTGGTGATGTGAACGTTGTAGATAATTTGTGGTCTAACTGACAGTTAtgtgtgctctctgttttgcaGCTACTTCTCAAGAATTTGTATGAAGTGCTCAGGTAAACATGAGATTATGGGTGGTTTCAGTATTTTCAGTATTTCAGTTGTTTTGGTATTGTAAATCTGAAATGTGTAATAGCCTAAATGAATCACATTTAACCCCTTGAGATATTAATGTGGTTGTGGCATCTGTAGGTAACAAGAAAACAGATGTTCCAAGACGTTTGTTGACTACAGTGGAGTCTTTGCAGGAACTTATTTTGTTGGTCCACAACCATGGACAGAAATGCCCCCTTCCACCTATCCTGCACCCCAGTAGTGGCCATGAAACAGAAAAAAGAGCTGTTGAATCTGAGTCCAAGAACTCCTATCATTTGTCTGAGGTGGACATACGTCTCAAATACACTTGTGATAACGACCATCATCTTTTGTGGTCTCCTGCCGGAAGGCAGTCTGAGATGGAGGAAATCAAATCTAAAAATGAGGGAGATGGGAATAGTGGAGATGTGACCCCCGCTAGTCCAAAAAGACTCCGACAGCGAAGTAGAAAGCAGTTGATAGAGCCAGTCATAGTGAGGCAAGAGTTGGTGACTCAAGTTACAACCAGTCAACGACAGGGAGGAACATCTGGCGTTACCCTAAACGAACTAGAGGAGAAATCGGAGAAAGTTAAAGCAGGGTCTGAGCTTTGTAGAGATGACAAGAATGCAGGTGAGTAAGATCAAAATTAAGAATTGACTCTAAGAACTTGTTGTATTCAAGGACTAACTACTATCTTGTGAAAAGGTGTTACAGTGACTGAGACTGCACAGGATGCTGTCCCACAGGAAGGAAGTGATGTAACAGATGTCTTTCTGTTTCATCCAAAGCCTAAGTACATATCTCTGCATGTTTTGTTGTACAGTTTGTTTACTTAGTTTAGTATAATCATGGTTCATAGTTTTGGGCCGTTCTGTCAATCATTCTCTGGTGCGCAGAAAATGATGAGATGCCTGTATTGGATCCTAAAAGGGTTTGGAGTGCAAACCAAAgccttttaaaacttttttttgcctTTGCACTGAATTACTAAACACAAAATAGGTTTCTGAATTAATATAACCAAGTCTCCTAgtgatggtgatgatgatgCTGCAGTGCTGAATTTAACCAAAAGAGGGACCCAGAGGAGAGTAGATGCCACcaataacattaaaataaagGCAGGAGTTCTTAAAAACAACAGGTAATATCCCTGTTAAGAACATAGCTTCATAAGTTTATCCATAAAGATTTTCAATAAATTTAACACATTTCTCTACCACATTTTTTCTTCAGCCTCCAGTCTTTAAAAGATGACATGTCTCAGATCAGTGGCAGGAAGAAAAGGTTTGCTCTTTAATAATAAGGTATATTAAAATTGTGTTAATGTTTCTAGAATTTATATGGTGCccgtctttgtttttttttaatacaagtCTTTATTTTCATGTTATGTGATACTGATGTTTGTAATTGCAGGAAAATAACACAGAAAGTCATTTTGCCTTGTGAGTTTGAGGGCTGCGATAAGATTTTCTCCAGTCGGCAATATCTAAATGTGAGTGCTGAGTAAATCCCGTGTTCACACCGCATGACATGTTCATTAATCTTGTGAAAGAAAAGGCCTGCGCTGTCCATTATTCATTGTGAGAGTAAAAACAGTAGCCAGTACATCTCATAAACTGTTCCTCTTCTCAGCATCACGTCAAGTACCAGCACCTCCAGCAGAAGACATTCACCTGTTCGCACCCCACCTGCAACAagtcatttaactttaaaaagcaCCTAAAAGAACACGAGAAGCTTCACAGCAGTGAGTGTTAAATTGATTTGCAATCCAGTCATTGCCAGAAATAAACTGAGTGTTAGTTGTGTCATATTTTGTGTATCTTATGTGACACTCCATCCTCCTGTGAAAAGACAAAAGTGTattcatattaaaatgttaagattGTAAATAATATTAGAATTTAACCACTTGATAAGTAAATAATAGGGATAAGTGATATCTTTTATGTAATGTTGTTCGGTGTGACGTGTAAAGTTTTGTATGGTTCTTTGTGTCTTGTGAGATCAGAGAGACTATATCTGTGAGTTCTGTGCCCGGGCGTTTCGAACCAGCAGTAACCTGATCATTCATCGGAGAAtacacactggagagaaaccactGCAGTATGAGTTTcaatgcgcacacacacacacacactgcccTTTGTTTATGTGCATTGGGCCTTTAGTTTTTTACCCAAGCATACATAACTAATTTTTGCATGAACATCATATTACTGTTTAACACAATGTCtactgtttatattttttcagcCTCATGTGACTAACAATCAGACCTAGATCTTGTTTGCTGACCATTTTAAGCATATTTCAATAAAAACAAGCACTTTCTTAATTTGGAAAGCACAAATGTTATTGGTTGGATTTTAAGCAACtttcttaaaggcggggtgcatgatctctgaaagctaatgttg
This window encodes:
- the znf692 gene encoding zinc finger protein 692 translates to MSFSKNTLQSQRRRELDARRSKSRIRLGSCLQSWVQLKEELGFSLHSELAQHLLESYFSRICMKCSGNKKTDVPRRLLTTVESLQELILLVHNHGQKCPLPPILHPSSGHETEKRAVESESKNSYHLSEVDIRLKYTCDNDHHLLWSPAGRQSEMEEIKSKNEGDGNSGDVTPASPKRLRQRSRKQLIEPVIVRQELVTQVTTSQRQGGTSGVTLNELEEKSEKVKAGSELCRDDKNAGVTVTETAQDAVPQEGSDVTDVFLFHPKPKYISLHVLLYSLFTYITKSPSDGDDDAAVLNLTKRGTQRRVDATNNIKIKAGVLKNNSLQSLKDDMSQISGRKKRKITQKVILPCEFEGCDKIFSSRQYLNHHVKYQHLQQKTFTCSHPTCNKSFNFKKHLKEHEKLHSNQRDYICEFCARAFRTSSNLIIHRRIHTGEKPLQCEVCGFTCRQKASLNWHMRKHNAESTYQFPCEICGRRFEKRDNVTAHRSKSHPDHNTPNLETCLSSSDAAAIDQSTLV